The Nitrospiraceae bacterium genome includes a window with the following:
- a CDS encoding chemotaxis response regulator protein-glutamate methylesterase has protein sequence MAKIRVLTVDDSALMRQVLAELLSKDPDIEVIGSAPDPFIAREKIKALNPDVLTLDVEMPKMDGLTFLEKLMRGRPMPVVMVSSLTEEGCQTTLRALELGAVDFITKPKIDLRAGMEEVASNLIEKIKAAAQACVKPRGPEGTAPRRPSPLTSAMIKTTDTIIAIGASTGGTEALKDVLEVFPPNTPPILVTQHMPERFTKTFADRLNSLCRIKVKEAEDGDSVLPGHALIAPGNYHMTLVRSGARYSVRLNQDPPVNRHRPSVDVMFRSVAEYAGANSVGVILTGMGGDGARCLLEMKQAGAFTIAQDEASCIVFGMPKEAIKLGAAEKILPLQDIPAAVLNHVSRM, from the coding sequence ATGGCGAAAATACGCGTGCTGACAGTCGACGATTCGGCGCTGATGAGGCAAGTGTTGGCGGAGCTGTTGTCGAAGGATCCGGACATCGAGGTGATCGGCAGTGCGCCGGACCCCTTCATCGCCCGAGAAAAAATCAAGGCGCTCAATCCCGATGTGCTGACGTTGGATGTTGAAATGCCGAAGATGGACGGGCTCACATTCCTGGAGAAGCTCATGCGCGGTCGCCCGATGCCGGTCGTGATGGTCAGTTCGCTGACCGAGGAAGGGTGTCAGACGACCCTTCGGGCGCTTGAGCTTGGTGCGGTCGATTTCATCACTAAACCGAAGATTGACCTGCGAGCGGGCATGGAAGAGGTTGCCAGCAACCTCATTGAGAAGATTAAGGCGGCGGCCCAAGCTTGCGTGAAGCCCAGGGGGCCGGAAGGAACGGCACCGCGCCGACCGTCTCCGCTCACTTCAGCCATGATCAAAACGACCGATACGATTATCGCGATCGGTGCATCAACCGGGGGAACGGAGGCGTTGAAAGACGTTCTGGAAGTCTTTCCGCCCAACACTCCGCCGATCCTGGTCACGCAGCATATGCCGGAGCGCTTTACCAAGACCTTCGCCGACCGCCTCAACAGCCTCTGTCGCATCAAGGTCAAGGAGGCCGAGGACGGCGACAGCGTGCTCCCGGGCCATGCCCTGATCGCACCTGGGAATTACCATATGACGCTGGTGCGGAGCGGCGCTCGGTATTCCGTTCGACTTAACCAGGATCCACCGGTCAATCGTCATCGGCCGTCTGTGGATGTCATGTTCCGTTCGGTCGCGGAATACGCCGGCGCCAACAGCGTCGGGGTCATTCTGACCGGCATGGGAGGTGACGGAGCTCGGTGCCTGTTGGAGATGAAGCAAGCCGGTGCGTTCACGATCGCGCAGGATGAAGCATCGTGCATCGTGTTCGGTATGCCGAAGGAAGCCATTAAGCTGGGTGCTGCGGAAAAGATCCTGCCCTTGCAGGATATCCCGGCGGCGGTTCTCAACCATGTCAGTCGGATGTGA
- a CDS encoding family 10 glycosylhydrolase has translation MLSRRKFLQLSGACLASALIPTLPRILQAQETAESRAIFDESLSWVTDSAAHSVCERMKQAGFNVLMPCVWHGRGTSWPSTLAPWDNYRLEEMARWNSSFDPLGKLVEIAAQYQIEVHPWFTVVQRQREFFPQFYGPGTPEAAFDIHRPEFRTFITDLILECLNRYPVQGVNLDYIRSVSICQSDACSQAYRRQTDRNLNLDRLSYGYSTEARNALAAWNEQAVIDIVRRVSNHVRQHRKQMLISVCAHPGHPNLYVQGQDSIKWADEGLIDVIYAMHYPDDPNWSEIRKLQRTMKRPGAYVVLCGNYDSIGPKRVSVSSDPAKVASLISQSRQIGQDNGVGLYLYSLLNDEQIEALRSGPFRSPAKPRWVRAAASGLTSPTGLLVR, from the coding sequence ATGTTGTCACGTCGGAAATTTCTTCAACTCTCAGGCGCCTGCCTGGCATCGGCCCTGATCCCCACGCTGCCTAGAATCCTCCAGGCGCAGGAGACGGCCGAAAGCCGGGCCATCTTCGATGAGAGCTTGAGTTGGGTGACCGATAGCGCGGCGCACAGTGTGTGCGAACGCATGAAGCAGGCCGGGTTCAATGTGTTGATGCCCTGTGTGTGGCATGGTCGCGGGACCAGTTGGCCCTCGACCCTCGCGCCTTGGGACAACTATCGTTTGGAGGAGATGGCCCGCTGGAATTCATCATTCGATCCGCTGGGAAAGCTGGTCGAAATTGCCGCTCAATACCAGATTGAAGTGCATCCTTGGTTTACGGTCGTGCAGCGGCAGCGGGAGTTCTTTCCTCAGTTCTACGGCCCAGGCACGCCGGAGGCCGCCTTCGACATTCACCGGCCCGAGTTCCGCACGTTTATTACCGATCTGATCCTGGAATGCCTCAATCGCTACCCGGTTCAGGGCGTGAACCTTGATTACATCCGAAGCGTCTCGATTTGCCAGAGCGACGCCTGTAGCCAGGCGTATCGCCGGCAGACGGACCGGAATCTGAACCTCGACCGCCTCAGCTACGGCTATTCCACAGAGGCTCGCAATGCCTTGGCGGCTTGGAATGAACAGGCCGTGATCGACATCGTGCGCCGCGTTTCAAACCATGTGCGCCAGCACCGTAAGCAGATGCTCATCAGCGTCTGTGCCCACCCAGGCCATCCCAACCTGTATGTGCAAGGCCAGGACAGCATCAAGTGGGCCGACGAGGGGCTTATCGACGTCATCTACGCGATGCACTATCCGGACGATCCGAACTGGAGCGAGATCCGTAAGTTGCAACGGACGATGAAACGGCCCGGGGCCTATGTCGTTCTCTGCGGCAACTATGATTCCATTGGGCCAAAGCGTGTGTCGGTGTCCAGTGACCCTGCCAAGGTCGCCTCCCTGATTTCTCAAAGCCGACAAATCGGACAGGACAATGGTGTTGGGCTATACCTGTACAGCCTCTTGAACGACGAACAAATCGAGGCGTTGCGGAGCGGACCATTCCGTTCTCCGGCCAAACCTCGGTGGGTGCGCGCTGCGGCCTCCGGCCTGACCTCCCCAACGGGCTTGCTGGTGCGTTGA
- a CDS encoding STAS domain-containing protein — MQVTERRVGSAVILDLVGELTYANRTSFKTAVERARQGGCRNLILNMENVRFLDSSALGMLALTSQSFKLHQGVVSLLKPQSYVREIIALANVHRLLAVYDSEQDAVTGRGLPLAC, encoded by the coding sequence ATGCAGGTGACTGAGCGTCGTGTGGGATCGGCTGTCATCCTCGATCTGGTGGGTGAACTGACCTATGCCAACCGGACATCGTTCAAAACGGCGGTCGAGCGAGCGCGCCAGGGAGGATGTCGGAATCTCATTCTGAATATGGAAAATGTCCGGTTTCTCGACAGTTCCGCCCTTGGGATGCTGGCACTGACCTCTCAGAGCTTCAAATTGCATCAGGGCGTCGTGAGCCTTCTCAAACCGCAAAGCTACGTTCGAGAGATCATCGCCCTGGCCAATGTCCATCGGCTTCTGGCGGTGTATGACAGCGAGCAAGATGCGGTGACCGGACGAGGACTACCGCTCGCGTGTTGA
- a CDS encoding response regulator: MSQPGAAKTLLVVDPCPELQAFALEQAKVRGLSVITAPDPHVALTMLDMTVPDVVLTDLFLPDMGGLGLIRQVRTRYPHTALILTAEEGNEVTIVEALRAGAVDYLHKPVVSEELGLALDRALHAIPRTVEDAPGIEQLEYRIVIGTDPGYVETCVTWLIQGTAMMFPETMRLHLRATLIELIVNAVEHGSLEIFYQEKHEALANDNYEALIQQRRQDPRFAKRRVIIRACYDKTARVLRYTVTDEGKGFRWKSFVTRADEPCDSRDANGRGVFLARAFFPDVTYNDRGNEVTFSVPLP; the protein is encoded by the coding sequence ATGAGTCAGCCGGGCGCTGCGAAGACGCTGCTGGTGGTCGATCCCTGTCCCGAGTTGCAGGCCTTTGCCCTCGAGCAGGCGAAGGTTCGAGGATTGTCAGTCATCACGGCTCCGGATCCACACGTGGCGTTGACGATGTTGGACATGACGGTGCCCGACGTGGTGCTGACGGATTTGTTCTTGCCGGACATGGGCGGGTTGGGCCTGATTCGCCAGGTGCGGACGCGGTATCCGCATACGGCACTGATTCTCACCGCGGAGGAGGGGAACGAGGTCACGATCGTTGAAGCCCTTCGGGCTGGAGCGGTCGACTATCTCCATAAGCCGGTTGTTTCCGAGGAATTGGGGCTTGCGTTGGATCGGGCGCTGCATGCCATCCCCCGCACGGTGGAAGATGCGCCCGGCATCGAACAGCTCGAGTATCGCATCGTCATCGGGACGGATCCTGGCTACGTCGAGACCTGCGTCACGTGGCTGATTCAGGGCACTGCCATGATGTTTCCTGAAACCATGCGGCTGCATCTGCGTGCGACGTTGATCGAGTTGATCGTCAATGCCGTCGAGCACGGCAGCCTTGAGATTTTCTATCAGGAGAAGCATGAAGCGCTGGCCAATGACAACTATGAGGCGCTGATACAGCAGCGACGCCAGGATCCACGATTTGCCAAGCGCCGGGTGATCATCCGGGCCTGTTACGACAAGACGGCCAGGGTCCTACGCTATACCGTGACCGATGAGGGCAAGGGATTTCGTTGGAAGAGCTTTGTGACGCGTGCGGACGAACCCTGCGACAGCCGGGACGCAAACGGCCGTGGTGTCTTCTTGGCGAGGGCCTTTTTCCCAGACGTAACGTACAACGACCGCGGAAACGAAGTCACGTTCTCCGTCCCTCTTCCCTGA
- a CDS encoding Hpt domain-containing protein — MSTGSAIDLTAALERIDGDQELFLTLAEMFIGRAMEDTAAIRTALQAQDLVALAKQAHRLKGSAMEFCAHQTVAAAKSLEEAARGGKQDQVIALCERVEAEIGRLTEELRCIMEKGFPS; from the coding sequence ATGAGTACAGGATCTGCAATAGATCTAACCGCGGCGCTTGAGCGCATTGACGGGGATCAAGAGCTGTTCCTCACCCTCGCCGAAATGTTCATCGGGCGGGCGATGGAAGATACGGCCGCCATCCGTACGGCGTTGCAGGCACAAGATCTCGTTGCTTTGGCCAAGCAGGCACACAGGTTGAAAGGCTCGGCCATGGAGTTCTGCGCCCATCAGACCGTTGCGGCGGCCAAGAGTTTGGAAGAAGCCGCCCGCGGAGGAAAACAGGATCAGGTGATTGCCCTTTGTGAGCGGGTCGAAGCGGAGATCGGCCGTCTGACCGAGGAATTGAGATGCATTATGGAGAAAGGATTTCCGTCATGA
- a CDS encoding glycosyltransferase family 4 protein, which yields MSGLHRLTIIQREIPHYRIAFFGALQREAQRHGLHLTVYSGTRFDQTVALPFAHRTLPMRYLLGSASGPCWLTGLAGELSGSDIVVAPHELQCLTVPALWLCRHRLTKFWIWWGHGYNFQSSQRSSLGATIASWVKDQLVTKGHDGLITYTYRGTEYWCNRGLPAQQVMPFLNTIDVEGLWQVGREVTETSIREMKLRLGLDGKQILLFSGRLYAEKEVEFLLRAYAMVRQAHPNTALLILGDGVERRGLEALAEELGVSGVHFLGEVLDPRESSLYFKVADVLVIPGLVGLAIVHGFAFGVPLITTERDFHSPEIEYLSQRNGLMTVHEPKAYAHEIVRLLSSPQDLERLRTGCMQSAQQLTLSASANRFIRAVLQLSNASRSGDRHTVAWQAHSAGPRI from the coding sequence TTGTCCGGATTGCACCGATTGACCATTATTCAACGGGAAATCCCCCATTATCGGATCGCGTTTTTCGGCGCGTTGCAACGCGAGGCCCAGCGGCATGGGTTGCACCTGACCGTGTATTCGGGCACAAGGTTTGATCAGACGGTGGCCTTACCGTTTGCGCATCGCACCTTGCCCATGCGTTATCTGTTGGGTAGCGCGAGTGGGCCTTGCTGGCTCACGGGCCTTGCTGGCGAACTCAGCGGATCTGATATTGTCGTGGCGCCGCATGAGCTGCAGTGCCTCACAGTGCCGGCCTTGTGGCTGTGCCGCCATCGTCTCACGAAATTCTGGATCTGGTGGGGACACGGCTACAACTTTCAATCATCGCAACGGTCGAGCCTCGGGGCGACGATTGCGTCCTGGGTGAAGGATCAATTGGTCACGAAAGGGCATGATGGTCTCATCACCTATACCTACCGAGGCACTGAGTATTGGTGCAATCGGGGGCTTCCTGCTCAGCAGGTCATGCCGTTCTTGAATACGATTGATGTCGAGGGGTTGTGGCAGGTCGGGCGGGAGGTGACGGAGACGAGTATTCGTGAGATGAAACTGCGCCTAGGGTTGGACGGAAAGCAGATCCTCCTGTTCTCGGGCCGTTTGTACGCCGAGAAGGAAGTGGAATTCCTTCTTCGCGCCTATGCGATGGTGCGGCAGGCGCATCCAAATACCGCGCTGTTGATTCTCGGAGATGGCGTCGAGCGAAGAGGGCTTGAGGCTCTGGCCGAGGAGTTGGGAGTCTCGGGTGTGCATTTCTTGGGAGAGGTCCTCGACCCACGGGAATCCAGCCTCTACTTCAAGGTTGCCGACGTGTTAGTCATCCCCGGCCTTGTGGGATTGGCAATCGTGCACGGCTTTGCATTTGGGGTCCCACTCATAACGACCGAGCGGGATTTTCACAGCCCCGAGATCGAGTATCTTTCACAGCGGAACGGCCTCATGACTGTGCACGAACCCAAGGCATACGCCCATGAGATTGTTCGGCTGTTGTCGTCGCCGCAGGACTTGGAGCGCCTTCGTACCGGCTGCATGCAGTCCGCACAGCAATTGACCTTGAGTGCCTCCGCCAATCGATTTATTCGGGCGGTGCTGCAGTTGTCGAACGCCAGCCGCTCCGGAGATAGGCACACCGTCGCGTGGCAAGCCCACTCGGCCGGACCTCGCATCTAA
- a CDS encoding O-antigen ligase family protein has protein sequence MIVVFGFLILALLIKDTVPIGDVYVLRSLSQGIALLVGLWWFMTRGTAEAIRRYWLIGAYIGVLAWTALVSSDPMRVTLQVFSLLAVSLFFISFAEWATLEPAAHQAALRVALYALLAVCLGSLALYKVSPALAYDQTVERLTWDNAHRFKGLFGKPSGVAAAAGILLGLCAFTPANRIIRGVGAVAASLCLYLTLSRSFWIGSIVALIITAVFYVRQKRWLIVGGTVGAVLAIAVVIFVPLKLPAVGQSKMLRAESLENLSGRTAVWSMALDRFWDRPVLGYGYTVGHHAFFSSRNGRTGELGSEQVDLLQKETFSLHNGYVQALLDSGAVGAIFYVLIMALTLWRIVRSDLDRRHPVVLYGVVFLGIANIGETVVYTPATFHAAFYWYAAAVALSLAGARATPAPDQVPEPPPPSPMQTFRYPLVSRPAPRGG, from the coding sequence ATGATTGTTGTTTTCGGCTTTCTCATTCTTGCCCTTCTGATCAAGGATACCGTTCCGATCGGGGACGTGTATGTCCTGCGGAGTCTGTCGCAGGGCATCGCATTACTCGTCGGACTGTGGTGGTTCATGACACGGGGGACGGCGGAAGCGATTCGCCGGTATTGGTTGATAGGCGCCTACATCGGCGTTCTGGCCTGGACGGCTCTGGTGTCGAGCGATCCGATGCGTGTGACCCTCCAAGTGTTTTCGCTCTTGGCTGTGAGCCTGTTCTTTATCAGCTTTGCGGAATGGGCCACGCTGGAGCCAGCCGCACACCAAGCTGCATTGCGTGTGGCCCTGTATGCACTTCTGGCGGTGTGCCTGGGAAGTTTGGCACTGTACAAAGTATCGCCGGCGCTGGCGTATGACCAAACGGTCGAGCGTTTGACTTGGGACAATGCACATCGGTTCAAAGGATTATTCGGTAAACCGTCAGGTGTGGCGGCGGCAGCTGGAATCCTGCTCGGCCTCTGTGCCTTCACGCCGGCCAACCGGATCATTCGCGGCGTCGGAGCGGTCGCCGCGTCGCTCTGTCTGTATCTGACCCTCTCGCGAAGCTTTTGGATCGGCTCCATCGTGGCGCTGATCATCACCGCTGTATTCTACGTGAGGCAGAAGCGATGGCTCATCGTGGGAGGGACGGTAGGAGCCGTCCTCGCGATTGCGGTGGTGATCTTTGTCCCGTTGAAGCTTCCCGCCGTCGGACAGTCAAAGATGTTGCGCGCCGAATCATTGGAAAACCTCTCGGGCCGCACAGCCGTATGGAGCATGGCGCTGGATCGCTTCTGGGATCGGCCCGTGCTTGGGTACGGGTACACGGTCGGGCATCATGCCTTTTTCTCATCACGAAACGGCAGAACCGGCGAGCTTGGCAGCGAGCAGGTCGACCTGCTTCAGAAAGAAACATTTTCACTGCACAATGGTTATGTTCAGGCCTTGCTGGACTCAGGTGCGGTTGGGGCTATCTTTTATGTGCTGATCATGGCACTCACATTGTGGCGGATTGTGCGCAGTGATCTCGATCGTCGACATCCGGTTGTGTTGTACGGCGTGGTCTTTCTCGGGATTGCCAACATCGGGGAGACCGTCGTCTACACGCCGGCGACATTTCATGCGGCGTTCTATTGGTACGCAGCGGCCGTGGCCTTGAGTTTGGCCGGTGCGCGCGCGACTCCCGCGCCGGACCAGGTGCCTGAACCACCGCCGCCGTCGCCGATGCAAACCTTCCGTTATCCCCTGGTGTCGCGCCCTGCCCCTCGTGGCGGATGA
- the cheD gene encoding chemoreceptor glutamine deamidase CheD, translated as MGAIDTVSFSHIRRMRDSRFPYEIASILPGEFFVSQEPMVVYTVLGSCISACIRDPIAGIGGMNHFMLPAPRVHQSGDSWGGESTRYGSFAMEQLINEILKRGGHRNRLEVKLFGAGRIYEGNIDVGARNTEWVLHYLKDEGFAIKSSDLGDVYPRKVYYFTDSGRVLMKKIERIKNKTIFDRETEYQHRIEEEKKAQQSDVTLF; from the coding sequence ATGGGCGCTATCGATACCGTGTCGTTCTCCCATATTCGACGAATGAGAGACTCGAGATTTCCGTATGAAATCGCTTCCATTTTGCCCGGGGAGTTCTTCGTGAGTCAGGAACCGATGGTCGTATATACCGTCCTGGGCTCCTGCATTTCGGCTTGTATCCGCGATCCCATCGCGGGAATCGGGGGCATGAATCATTTCATGCTGCCGGCGCCAAGAGTGCACCAATCCGGCGATTCGTGGGGTGGGGAATCCACCCGCTACGGCTCGTTTGCCATGGAACAATTGATCAATGAAATTCTCAAGCGTGGCGGGCATCGGAATCGCCTCGAGGTGAAGTTGTTCGGTGCAGGAAGAATCTACGAGGGGAACATCGACGTCGGGGCCAGGAACACCGAGTGGGTGCTCCATTACCTGAAGGACGAAGGATTTGCCATCAAGAGCAGCGATCTGGGCGATGTGTACCCGCGGAAGGTGTACTACTTCACCGATTCCGGTCGGGTGCTGATGAAAAAGATCGAACGCATCAAGAACAAGACCATCTTTGATCGAGAGACTGAGTACCAGCATCGGATCGAAGAGGAAAAGAAGGCACAGCAAAGTGATGTCACGCTGTTCTGA
- a CDS encoding DUF420 domain-containing protein → MDLKSMLWYAVLSSLTIAYLVVLAGVRSAKTHDVTHHSHRMIVGCTIVGLWLVAYVLKQALFGRESFRGSESEYWAWYVPVFVTHMVLAVTTIVLGGYNLYMGLHRLRYGSVGAMVAGMTTHRRMGKALVWSFSGTMITAYLVYLMLFVWF, encoded by the coding sequence ATGGACCTCAAATCGATGCTGTGGTACGCAGTGCTCTCCAGCCTGACGATCGCGTACCTCGTCGTCCTTGCCGGCGTGCGTTCCGCGAAAACGCACGATGTCACCCATCATTCTCATCGCATGATTGTGGGCTGCACCATCGTCGGGTTGTGGCTTGTGGCCTATGTGCTCAAACAGGCCCTGTTCGGCCGCGAGAGCTTCCGCGGAAGCGAGAGCGAATACTGGGCTTGGTATGTCCCGGTCTTCGTGACTCACATGGTGCTTGCTGTCACGACCATCGTCCTGGGCGGGTACAACTTGTATATGGGGTTGCATAGACTGCGGTACGGCAGCGTAGGGGCCATGGTTGCAGGCATGACGACCCATCGACGGATGGGCAAGGCCCTGGTGTGGAGCTTTAGCGGCACCATGATCACTGCGTACCTTGTGTACCTCATGCTCTTTGTCTGGTTCTAG
- a CDS encoding protein-glutamate O-methyltransferase, with product MEYSITPVEYEKICKLVYSESGISLGASKQSLVVSRLTKRLRDLQLDSFDKYYDFVMSDSTRDEFTRMLDLISTNKTDFFREPKHFDFLREHILPTLEKDKRIRIWSSACSTGEEPYTIAMTLFESVAHPEQWDFRVLASDLSTRVLAKAAAGVYEDDRLTDVSEDVVKRHFLRGRGDSAGLVKVKPHISRIIKFKRINLMDDRFPIKSALDVVFCRNVMIYFDRPTQECLVNKFYRLLKPGGHLFIGHSESLQWVSHSFKTVAPTIYVKEG from the coding sequence GTGGAATATTCCATTACGCCGGTTGAATACGAAAAGATTTGCAAGCTCGTTTATTCCGAAAGCGGCATCTCACTGGGAGCGAGCAAGCAGTCTCTGGTGGTGTCCCGCCTGACTAAGCGTTTGCGCGACCTACAGCTCGACTCGTTCGACAAGTACTACGATTTTGTCATGAGTGATTCGACCAGGGACGAATTCACTCGGATGTTGGATTTGATTTCGACGAACAAGACGGACTTTTTTCGAGAGCCCAAGCATTTTGACTTTTTACGGGAACACATTCTGCCTACGCTGGAGAAGGACAAGCGGATTCGAATTTGGTCTTCAGCCTGCTCCACCGGTGAGGAGCCCTATACCATCGCGATGACGCTCTTCGAGTCGGTGGCCCACCCTGAACAGTGGGATTTCAGGGTCCTGGCTTCGGACCTGTCTACCCGCGTACTGGCCAAGGCCGCAGCGGGAGTCTATGAGGACGACCGGCTGACCGATGTGTCCGAGGATGTCGTCAAACGCCATTTTTTACGTGGCCGGGGCGATTCGGCCGGACTGGTGAAAGTGAAGCCCCACATTTCGCGCATCATCAAGTTCAAGCGGATCAATTTGATGGACGATCGGTTTCCCATCAAGTCTGCGCTCGATGTCGTCTTCTGCCGCAACGTGATGATTTATTTCGATCGCCCGACTCAGGAGTGTTTGGTCAATAAGTTTTATCGTCTTCTCAAGCCCGGGGGGCATTTGTTCATCGGCCATTCCGAAAGCCTCCAGTGGGTGTCGCATTCGTTCAAAACGGTCGCTCCGACCATCTATGTGAAGGAAGGCTGA
- a CDS encoding STAS domain-containing protein, whose translation MKITEEAQGQSMTLKLEGNFTYTQRKPFQDAVKNACGKNAQHIIIDLSQVSFLDSAALGLLMVTHRQLVAEKRKLSMYKPQPTVKQIIELANLHKTIPVIESDVAPLMRKSA comes from the coding sequence ATGAAGATCACTGAGGAAGCACAGGGCCAATCCATGACGCTGAAGTTGGAAGGCAACTTCACATATACGCAGCGCAAGCCGTTTCAGGATGCGGTCAAGAATGCCTGCGGAAAGAATGCGCAGCATATCATCATCGACCTCTCGCAGGTCTCATTTCTCGATAGCGCCGCCTTGGGATTGTTGATGGTGACGCATCGGCAATTGGTCGCGGAGAAACGCAAGCTCTCGATGTATAAACCGCAACCCACGGTGAAGCAGATCATCGAGCTGGCAAACCTGCACAAGACCATTCCGGTCATTGAGTCGGACGTGGCGCCGTTGATGAGGAAGAGCGCGTAA
- a CDS encoding SpoIIE family protein phosphatase, which translates to MGLPAEQPFSKPEPSPTPAPLILLVDDDDITRVSMAGRLKRLGYTVIEAANGNAGLEAIRKHRPDLVILDWMMPGLDGPSVCEAIRDDPSLKSMQVVLMTAHDRPDQIAEGLSRGADDFLSKAASKQEVLARVQANLRASALVREIERTRDDLDRSNQLLSAKQEELEYELQSAAEFVRTQLPAPGNPAPGLTMAWAYQPSLALGGDLFQVSRWAPDTVGLYILDASGHGVAAALRAIALMSFLREENLAKVVGTFDPGAIITEANRRFPLTNEGEYFTLWVGRIHLPSRSLLYAAAGHGGALQQSAEVSRWLTSSSLPLGFDPEAEFHSVFSQLHKDDRLYLFSDGIYEAPAASGELWGRQRLQSTLETKRTTSIESCVRETIVHARQWLEGETFPDDVALVGIHFDEGPDLATDETP; encoded by the coding sequence GTGGGATTGCCAGCTGAACAACCGTTTTCCAAACCCGAGCCGAGCCCGACGCCGGCGCCGCTGATTCTGCTCGTCGATGACGACGACATCACGCGAGTGAGCATGGCCGGCCGACTCAAGCGGTTGGGCTATACCGTCATCGAAGCCGCCAATGGGAACGCCGGACTGGAGGCGATCCGCAAGCACCGTCCGGATCTGGTCATTCTCGATTGGATGATGCCGGGGCTGGACGGTCCGTCCGTCTGTGAGGCCATCCGCGACGATCCGTCGTTAAAGTCCATGCAGGTCGTGTTGATGACCGCCCACGACCGTCCCGACCAAATTGCCGAGGGCCTTTCTCGCGGCGCCGACGATTTCCTGAGCAAAGCGGCCAGTAAGCAGGAAGTTCTTGCCAGGGTGCAGGCGAACCTTCGTGCGAGTGCGTTGGTTCGGGAGATCGAACGAACCCGCGATGACCTTGATCGATCCAACCAATTGCTGTCCGCCAAGCAGGAGGAACTGGAATACGAGCTGCAATCGGCGGCTGAGTTCGTTCGCACGCAGCTTCCTGCCCCGGGAAATCCGGCTCCAGGCCTGACCATGGCATGGGCCTATCAGCCGTCGTTGGCCTTGGGGGGAGACCTGTTTCAGGTGAGCCGTTGGGCTCCGGATACAGTCGGTCTGTACATCTTGGACGCCTCGGGGCATGGCGTGGCGGCGGCCTTGCGCGCCATCGCGTTGATGAGTTTCCTTCGAGAGGAGAACCTGGCCAAAGTCGTCGGAACCTTCGACCCAGGAGCGATCATTACCGAGGCAAATCGCCGGTTTCCCCTCACGAACGAGGGCGAATATTTCACGCTGTGGGTCGGGAGAATTCACCTGCCGTCTCGGTCGTTGCTCTATGCCGCTGCGGGGCACGGCGGCGCCTTGCAACAGTCGGCCGAGGTGTCACGCTGGTTGACCTCTTCCAGTCTGCCCCTTGGATTTGATCCTGAGGCGGAGTTCCACAGCGTCTTCTCGCAGCTGCATAAGGACGATCGCTTGTACTTGTTCAGCGACGGAATCTACGAAGCTCCGGCCGCTTCCGGAGAACTGTGGGGACGGCAACGCCTGCAAAGCACATTGGAGACGAAGCGCACGACCTCGATCGAAAGCTGCGTTCGGGAAACCATCGTGCATGCCCGGCAGTGGCTGGAGGGAGAAACGTTCCCGGATGATGTGGCGTTGGTGGGGATTCACTTCGACGAGGGCCCTGACCTTGCAACGGACGAAACACCATGA